In Aquimarina sp. TRL1, a single window of DNA contains:
- a CDS encoding S41 family peptidase produces MRTNITFILLIFWAITACQKKQPPLQSLNGNWESIASGWILTIKDSTHYSFYDTTPISCILNRQGAFQEIEKSLRIQNDTLYLQNGVITYKFLKTDTLPDLCSTTVTAEKKADPIYNFEVFAETVKEHYAFMELNSINWKDLYTTQKEKLGSNATNVELYQVIEETLEKLNDNHAYLEADDTTSALIDQLNTEEESEQEDLPKYGDFQIAEIVAKHHLEEEMTKDSWLIQWGKFNDTTGYIQIKAMWLYAALDIPKSLIKQKGYVDAYVETFNKMYEGAYIEKEVIGVANSMDQVMNDLSDMESLIIDVRFNGGGQDAVSFEILSRFIPQKLQVATQKLKYGVQFSPTIPLYIPATDNAYTRPVYILTSQQTGSAAEAFSIASMAMKNVKRIGSPTSGAMSTELPKTLPNGWHFSISNEIYMDNAGNCYENKGIPVHYELKYPEERQAFFRSIANDLKNDKTRISQAIKALQKP; encoded by the coding sequence ATGCGAACAAATATTACTTTTATACTCCTTATTTTTTGGGCAATTACAGCTTGTCAAAAAAAACAACCACCTCTTCAGTCTCTTAATGGAAATTGGGAATCAATCGCCTCTGGTTGGATACTTACTATAAAAGATAGTACTCATTATTCTTTTTATGATACAACCCCTATATCTTGTATCCTAAATCGGCAAGGAGCATTTCAAGAAATAGAAAAATCCTTGCGCATACAGAACGATACACTTTACCTCCAAAACGGGGTAATTACCTATAAATTTCTAAAAACCGACACTCTCCCTGATCTGTGCTCAACTACGGTTACAGCAGAAAAGAAAGCTGATCCTATATACAACTTTGAAGTGTTTGCTGAAACCGTAAAAGAGCATTATGCTTTTATGGAGCTTAATTCTATTAATTGGAAAGATTTATATACGACACAAAAAGAAAAATTAGGTTCAAATGCTACTAATGTAGAGTTATATCAAGTCATTGAAGAAACATTAGAAAAGCTCAATGACAATCATGCATATCTAGAGGCTGATGATACCACCTCTGCATTAATTGATCAACTTAATACTGAGGAGGAAAGTGAGCAAGAGGATTTACCCAAATATGGAGATTTTCAAATAGCAGAAATAGTAGCTAAACATCACTTAGAAGAAGAAATGACTAAAGACTCCTGGCTAATTCAATGGGGAAAATTCAATGATACAACCGGGTATATTCAAATAAAAGCAATGTGGTTATACGCTGCCTTGGATATCCCTAAATCATTAATTAAACAAAAAGGATATGTAGATGCCTATGTAGAAACCTTTAATAAGATGTATGAAGGAGCATACATAGAAAAAGAAGTAATCGGTGTAGCCAATAGTATGGATCAGGTAATGAATGACCTGTCTGATATGGAATCATTAATCATAGACGTTAGATTTAATGGTGGTGGTCAGGATGCTGTCAGTTTTGAAATATTAAGCCGGTTTATTCCTCAGAAGCTTCAGGTCGCAACACAAAAACTTAAGTATGGAGTACAATTTTCTCCTACAATTCCATTATACATTCCAGCAACTGACAATGCTTATACAAGACCTGTATATATTCTTACTTCACAACAAACAGGTAGCGCAGCAGAAGCATTCTCTATTGCCTCCATGGCTATGAAGAACGTAAAACGAATAGGAAGCCCCACCTCTGGAGCAATGTCTACAGAATTACCTAAAACACTTCCTAATGGATGGCATTTTTCTATATCCAATGAAATATATATGGACAATGCCGGAAACTGCTATGAGAATAAAGGTATTCCTGTTCACTATGAGCTAAAGTATCCAGAAGAAAGACAAGCATTTTTTAGGAGTATTGCTAATGACCTGAAAAATGATAAAACCCGTATTTCACAAGCTATAAAAGCATTACAAAAACCATAA